The following coding sequences lie in one Rutidosis leptorrhynchoides isolate AG116_Rl617_1_P2 chromosome 6, CSIRO_AGI_Rlap_v1, whole genome shotgun sequence genomic window:
- the LOC139854257 gene encoding uncharacterized protein, whose protein sequence is MGNVLPGMLQMVSEPVKATTDLQQSRDVDCVLQSMECLINGPSMMSYLDKSESSQCPASILAVELKPTPKLMVGRHLVGIDSAVSLQPRANDGGQTSRCTITAALRQLAYSYTPDALDEYLQRVIQRATLHDIQRFYEGHERIHGFSGMLGSIDCMHPAWEKCPISWRGNICEAITVTQLLCLKSSPSMIIGFGMRILVLRYRRGYYLSDDIYPTWIAFIKGFSSAVDEKRSYFTRKQAGAHKDVERTFGILQGCWHILQQPTRAYEVNLMRQLMYTCIVIHNIIIKDNGYNLAENDWVVESVQHIQRTWIERCDARARRTRELRDRGVNEGLRSDLVEHF, encoded by the exons ATGGGGaatgtgttacctgggatgttacagatggtatcagagccag TCAAAGCTACTACCGATTTGCAGCAGAGCCGTGATGTTGACTGTGTGTTACAAAGCATGGAATGTCTAATCAACGGTCCAAGCATGATGTCTTACT TGGATAAAAGTGAGAGCTCACAGTGTCCGGCATCAATTCTCGCCGTCGAGCTTAAACCGACGCCGAAATTGATGGTCGGTCGACACCTGGTCGGCATCGATTCCGCCGTCAGTCTTCAACCTCGAGCCAACGACGGTGGCCAAACTAGCCGTTGCACT ATCACAGCCGCACTACGCCAGCTAGCATACAGTTATACACCAGATGCTTTGGATGAGTATCTACAAAGGGTTATACAACGGGCTACTTTGCACGACATTCAACGTTTTTATGAAGGTCATGAAAGGATTCATGGTTTTTCGGGCATGCTGGGTAGTATAGATTGTATGCACCCGGCTTGGGAAAAATGTCCAATTTCGTGGAGAGGCAATATATGCGAGGCGATCACAGTCACCCAACTATTATGCTTGAAGTCGTCACCTAGTATGATAATTGGATTTGGCATGCGTATTTTGGTGTTGCGG TACAGAAGAGGGTACTATTTAAGTGACGATATTTATCCAACATGGATCGCATTTATTAAGGGATTTTCAAGTGCCGTTGACGAAAAGCGTTCTTACTTTACAAGGAAACAAGCGGGTGCTCACAAAGATGTTGAAAGAACTTTTGGGATTCTACAAGGTTGTTGGCATATTCTTCAACAACCCACACGAGCTTACGAGGTGAATCTAATGAGACAACTTATGTATACATGCATCGTAATACACAACATCATTATCAAAGACAATGGTTACAACCTTGCTGAGAATGATTGGGTAGTTGAGTCGGTTCAACATATACAACGTACTTGGATCGAGAGGTGCGACGCTCGTGCAAGAAGAACAAGGGAGTTACGTGATAGAGGAGTGAATGAAGGCTTACGATCTGATTTGGTTGAACATTTTTGA